Proteins from a single region of Streptomyces sp. TN58:
- a CDS encoding SMI1/KNR4 family protein codes for MTENARIKALEQIMPATHGADEDIDWPAVEAAWGTRFPADFIAFMGRFGAGSINGEADILLPLPKAGPQWDPAAMAEETDNARQMWEAGGGRSAFDADPESIIAWGVTGGSDILCWLARDPDPDRWPVLVCGRHTADSFAVYPYGMAEFLHRLCSDEFDVSPVSITFWDGGRLSFVHWRKAQRRWQEGRNPETGEPDPYAGEFAD; via the coding sequence ATGACGGAGAACGCGCGGATCAAGGCGCTGGAGCAGATCATGCCGGCGACGCACGGCGCCGACGAGGACATCGACTGGCCCGCGGTCGAGGCGGCCTGGGGGACCCGGTTCCCCGCTGACTTCATCGCGTTCATGGGCCGGTTCGGCGCCGGCTCCATCAACGGCGAGGCCGACATCCTGCTTCCGCTGCCCAAGGCCGGACCGCAGTGGGACCCGGCCGCGATGGCGGAGGAGACGGACAACGCCCGGCAGATGTGGGAGGCCGGGGGCGGCCGTTCGGCCTTCGACGCCGACCCGGAGTCGATCATCGCCTGGGGTGTCACCGGCGGCTCGGACATCCTGTGCTGGCTGGCCCGCGACCCCGACCCGGACCGCTGGCCGGTCCTGGTGTGCGGCCGGCACACCGCCGACTCCTTCGCCGTGTACCCGTACGGCATGGCCGAGTTCCTCCACCGGCTGTGCTCCGACGAGTTCGACGTGAGCCCGGTCAGCATCACCTTCTGGGACGGCGGCCGCCTGAGCTTCGTGCACTGGCGCAAGGCGCAGCGCCGCTGGCAGGAGGGCCGCAACCCGGAGACGGGCGAGCCCGACCCGTACGCGGGCGAATTCGCCGACTGA
- the mgrA gene encoding L-glyceraldehyde 3-phosphate reductase has product MTDTNPYRAEPSRYDSMEYRRTGHSGLKLPAISLGLWHNFGDDRSLESQRAILRRAFDLGVTHFDLANNYGPPPGSAELNFGKIFSQDFASYRDELILSTKAGYLMHPGPYGEWGSRKYLLSSLDASLKRMGVDYVDIFYSHRFDPQTPLEETMGALASAVRQGKALYVGVSSYTAEQTTEAVRTLREMGVRPLIHQPSYSMINRWTEEDGLLDALEDAGMGCISFAPLAQGLLTDKYLKGIPADSRAAQGKSLNPDLLSDDVLRRLAGLNEIASRRGQSLAQLALTWVLRDERMTSALIGASSVRQLEQNVAALSGAPLSEAELKEIDSFAVSTPGTNIWAQRG; this is encoded by the coding sequence GTGACTGATACCAATCCCTATCGGGCAGAGCCCTCGCGCTACGACTCCATGGAGTACCGGCGCACCGGCCACAGCGGCCTCAAGCTCCCCGCCATCTCCCTCGGCCTCTGGCACAACTTCGGCGACGACCGGTCGCTGGAGTCCCAGAGGGCGATCCTGCGCCGGGCCTTCGACCTCGGTGTCACCCATTTCGACCTCGCGAACAACTACGGGCCGCCGCCCGGCTCGGCCGAGCTGAACTTCGGCAAGATCTTTTCGCAGGATTTCGCGTCCTACCGCGACGAGCTGATCCTGTCGACCAAGGCCGGCTATCTGATGCACCCCGGGCCCTACGGCGAGTGGGGCAGCCGCAAGTACCTGCTCAGCTCCCTCGACGCCTCGCTGAAGCGAATGGGCGTGGACTACGTCGACATCTTCTACTCGCACCGCTTCGACCCGCAGACCCCGCTGGAGGAGACCATGGGCGCCCTCGCGTCCGCGGTCCGGCAGGGCAAGGCGCTCTACGTCGGCGTCTCCTCCTACACGGCCGAGCAGACGACCGAGGCCGTGCGGACCCTGCGCGAGATGGGTGTGCGCCCGCTCATCCACCAGCCCTCCTACTCCATGATCAACCGCTGGACGGAGGAGGACGGCCTGCTGGACGCCCTGGAGGACGCCGGCATGGGGTGCATCTCCTTCGCGCCGCTCGCGCAGGGCCTGCTGACCGACAAGTACCTCAAGGGGATCCCCGCGGACTCGCGGGCCGCCCAGGGCAAGTCGCTCAACCCCGACCTGCTCTCGGACGACGTGCTGCGCCGGCTGGCCGGGCTGAACGAGATCGCCTCGCGCCGCGGCCAGTCCCTGGCCCAGCTCGCGCTCACGTGGGTGCTGCGCGACGAGCGGATGACCTCGGCCCTGATCGGCGCTTCGAGCGTCCGGCAGTTGGAGCAGAACGTGGCCGCCCTGTCGGGCGCGCCGCTGTCCGAGGCGGAGCTGAAGGAGATCGACTCCTTCGCGGTGTCCACGCCCGGTACGAACATCTGGGCCCAGCGCGGCTGA
- a CDS encoding prepilin peptidase, translated as MDVGVIVVAAGYGAAAGLLLPRAAYRLSVEPGDPWREQCPQGHPLRGWLGPARCRPPRAEPAVPGAESAPQHAPGPQSGPAHAYGPRAVLPAVLTAGVCALIAGAVGARPETAAYAALAPLLILLALVDRAVHRLPDVLTLPLAAGAAALLGLAALLPGSAGSWRLALLGGAALGAAYLVLHLINPGGMGFGDVKLALSLGVALGWYGWGVWAAGAFLGLLYGSLYGLTLLVRRSATRHQGFAFGPFMAAGALTGVLLGGFGA; from the coding sequence ATGGATGTGGGCGTGATCGTCGTCGCCGCCGGATACGGCGCGGCCGCCGGACTGCTGCTGCCGCGCGCGGCCTACAGGCTGTCCGTGGAGCCGGGGGACCCCTGGAGGGAGCAGTGCCCGCAGGGGCACCCGCTGCGCGGCTGGCTCGGCCCGGCCCGCTGCCGCCCGCCCCGGGCCGAGCCCGCCGTCCCGGGAGCGGAGTCGGCGCCGCAGCACGCGCCCGGGCCTCAGTCCGGGCCGGCGCACGCGTACGGGCCGCGCGCCGTGCTCCCGGCCGTCCTCACCGCAGGGGTGTGCGCCCTGATCGCGGGTGCCGTCGGGGCGCGGCCCGAGACGGCGGCGTACGCGGCACTGGCCCCGCTCCTGATCCTGCTCGCCCTGGTGGACCGGGCCGTGCACCGGCTGCCCGACGTACTGACCCTGCCGCTCGCCGCCGGGGCGGCGGCGCTGCTCGGGCTCGCCGCGCTGCTGCCCGGCTCCGCCGGGTCCTGGCGGCTCGCCCTGCTCGGCGGGGCGGCGCTGGGAGCGGCGTACCTGGTGCTCCATCTGATCAACCCGGGCGGCATGGGCTTCGGCGACGTCAAGCTCGCGCTCTCGCTGGGCGTCGCTCTTGGGTGGTACGGGTGGGGGGTATGGGCGGCGGGGGCCTTCCTCGGGCTCCTCTACGGCTCGCTGTACGGCCTGACGCTGCTCGTGCGCCGCTCCGCGACCCGCCACCAGGGCTTCGCCTTCGGGCCCTTCATGGCGGCCGGGGCACTCACCGGAGTGCTGCTGGGTGGTTTCGGAGCGTAA
- a CDS encoding extracellular solute-binding protein → MRRRIFGPTATAAVLGLLTTLSGCGGSGDGAGDGGTLRLIAAEYGDSPTTSSKPYWEKVTTDFTKENPGIKVEVELLPWADIDREVSRRVKSGKAPDIALMGSYSDFAARGELYPADELLSVTAEANFLQPLADAGSVGSTLYGLPFVASSRLLFYNEALFAKAGVKEAPKTWSDLKAAARALKDKGVKYPYALPLGPEEAHAEAMIWELSNGGGYADSSGNYSLASDQNIKTWQWVKENMVATGYTGPTAPSQLNRADAFAAFTRGEVGMLNGYPSLAHEARAKGISVATTAMPVSDDLGTGETPPAVGVADWMMAFKQNGKRAEIGKFLDFVYQDRNLSAFADRYHLLPSTVTASRSPADGGLDKNDQQFLNALRGAQLYPVNDPSWVTVSDTIKRNIGRAVEPTGDPKAVLEAIAAQAAQASKAN, encoded by the coding sequence GTGCGACGGAGAATTTTCGGCCCGACCGCCACCGCGGCCGTGCTCGGCCTGCTGACAACGCTGTCCGGATGTGGCGGTTCCGGAGACGGTGCAGGTGACGGCGGAACACTGCGACTGATCGCCGCCGAATACGGCGACAGTCCGACCACCAGTTCCAAGCCCTACTGGGAGAAGGTGACGACTGATTTCACCAAGGAGAACCCGGGAATCAAGGTGGAGGTCGAGCTCCTGCCGTGGGCCGACATCGACCGCGAGGTCTCCCGTAGGGTCAAGTCCGGAAAGGCGCCGGACATCGCGCTCATGGGCTCCTACTCGGACTTCGCCGCCCGGGGCGAGCTCTATCCCGCGGACGAACTCCTCTCGGTCACCGCCGAGGCGAATTTCCTGCAGCCGCTCGCCGACGCCGGCTCGGTGGGCAGCACCCTCTACGGCCTGCCCTTCGTGGCCAGCAGCCGCCTCCTCTTCTACAACGAGGCGCTGTTCGCCAAGGCCGGTGTCAAGGAGGCCCCCAAGACCTGGTCCGATCTCAAGGCCGCCGCCAGGGCGCTGAAGGACAAGGGCGTGAAGTACCCCTACGCCCTGCCGCTGGGGCCCGAGGAGGCTCACGCCGAGGCGATGATCTGGGAGCTGAGCAACGGCGGCGGCTACGCCGACAGCAGCGGCAACTACAGCCTGGCCTCCGACCAGAACATCAAGACCTGGCAGTGGGTCAAGGAGAACATGGTCGCGACCGGGTACACCGGCCCGACGGCCCCGTCACAGCTGAACCGGGCCGACGCCTTCGCCGCGTTCACGCGCGGCGAGGTCGGCATGCTCAACGGCTACCCCTCGCTCGCCCACGAGGCGCGTGCCAAGGGCATCAGCGTCGCCACCACCGCCATGCCGGTCTCGGACGACCTCGGCACCGGGGAGACCCCGCCGGCCGTCGGCGTGGCCGACTGGATGATGGCCTTCAAGCAGAACGGCAAGCGCGCCGAGATCGGGAAGTTCCTGGACTTCGTCTACCAGGACAGGAACCTGTCGGCCTTCGCCGACCGCTACCACCTGCTGCCTTCCACCGTGACCGCCTCGCGCAGCCCGGCTGACGGCGGACTCGACAAGAACGACCAGCAGTTCCTGAACGCGCTGCGCGGCGCCCAGCTCTACCCGGTCAACGACCCGTCCTGGGTGACGGTCAGCGACACCATCAAGCGCAACATCGGACGCGCGGTGGAACCGACGGGCGACCCCAAGGCGGTACTGGAGGCCATCGCCGCGCAGGCCGCCCAGGCCTCCAAGGCCAACTGA
- a CDS encoding DUF192 domain-containing protein — protein MAHWHDGPAVLRVGTDPTRIPLEVAASYRARTRGLLGREGIEGAMLLTPAASVHTFRMRFAIDVAYLDRNLRVLRVVTMAPGRLGLPRPRARHVLEAAAGAMAGWGLTAGTALEVDTP, from the coding sequence ATGGCGCACTGGCATGACGGTCCCGCCGTGTTGCGGGTCGGAACGGACCCGACGCGGATCCCGCTGGAGGTGGCCGCCTCCTACCGGGCGAGGACGCGCGGACTGCTCGGCCGGGAGGGGATCGAGGGGGCGATGCTCCTGACCCCGGCGGCGAGCGTGCACACCTTCCGGATGCGGTTCGCGATCGACGTGGCGTATCTGGACCGGAACCTGCGCGTGCTCCGCGTGGTCACCATGGCTCCCGGCCGGCTCGGGCTGCCCCGGCCGCGCGCCCGGCACGTCCTGGAGGCGGCGGCGGGCGCCATGGCCGGCTGGGGGCTGACGGCCGGAACCGCACTGGAAGTGGACACCCCTTAG